Proteins co-encoded in one Paracrocinitomix mangrovi genomic window:
- the lepA gene encoding translation elongation factor 4, with amino-acid sequence MNNIRNFCIIAHIDHGKSTLADRLLQTTNTISEREMKNQALDDMDLERERGITIKSHAVQMDYMFEGQKYVLNLIDTPGHVDFSYEVSRSIAACEGALLIVDAAQGIEAQTISNLYLALENDLEIIPVLNKMDLPGAEPEAVTDQIVDLIGCSADDVIPASGKTGLGVDQILEAIVNRIPPPKGDKDKPLRAMIFDSVFNPFRGIIAYFRVFDGEINKGDEVQFVATGKKYEADEIGILRMSMEPRNKVGTGDVGYIISGIKKANEVKVGDTITQVSNPCQNAIQGFEDVKPMVFAGIYPVDTDEYEELRASMEKLQLNDASLTFEPESSAALGFGFRCGFLGMLHMEIIQERLEREFDMTVITTVPNVSYKAYMKKGGDPLVVNNPSELPDPSVMDYVEEPYIKAQVITKSDYVGAIMTLCIEKRGELKNQVYLTQNRVEITFEMPMGEIVFDFYDKLKTISKGYASFDYYPIGYKKSDLIKLDILLNGDQVDALSALVHRSNAFDLGKKICLKLKELIPRQQFEIPIQAAIGAKIVARETIKALRKDVTAKCYGGDITRKRKLLEKQKKGKKRMRQVGNVEVPQEAFLAVLKLDS; translated from the coding sequence ATGAATAACATACGGAACTTCTGTATTATAGCCCACATTGATCACGGGAAAAGCACCTTGGCAGACAGGTTGCTACAGACAACAAATACTATTTCTGAAAGGGAAATGAAAAACCAGGCTCTTGATGACATGGACCTGGAAAGAGAGAGAGGAATTACAATTAAATCCCACGCCGTTCAAATGGACTACATGTTTGAAGGTCAGAAATATGTATTGAACTTAATTGACACTCCCGGTCACGTTGACTTTTCATACGAAGTATCCAGATCTATTGCTGCTTGTGAAGGCGCTTTACTTATAGTAGATGCCGCTCAAGGAATTGAAGCCCAAACTATATCAAATTTATATTTGGCTCTTGAAAATGACCTGGAAATTATTCCGGTTTTAAATAAAATGGATTTGCCTGGTGCTGAACCTGAAGCCGTAACTGATCAAATTGTAGATTTAATCGGCTGCAGTGCTGATGACGTAATTCCTGCTAGTGGAAAAACAGGTTTGGGAGTAGATCAAATTTTAGAAGCAATTGTAAATCGTATTCCACCTCCAAAAGGTGATAAAGACAAACCATTGCGCGCTATGATTTTCGATTCAGTTTTCAATCCTTTTAGAGGAATCATTGCATATTTCAGAGTTTTTGATGGAGAAATAAATAAAGGAGACGAAGTACAATTTGTTGCTACTGGCAAAAAATATGAAGCGGATGAAATTGGTATCCTACGTATGAGTATGGAACCAAGAAATAAAGTTGGAACAGGAGATGTTGGATATATAATTTCAGGTATTAAAAAAGCAAATGAGGTTAAAGTAGGTGATACTATTACGCAAGTTTCAAATCCTTGTCAAAATGCAATTCAGGGTTTTGAGGATGTTAAACCTATGGTATTTGCAGGTATCTATCCAGTAGATACAGATGAGTATGAAGAGTTGAGAGCTTCAATGGAAAAACTTCAACTCAATGATGCATCCCTAACATTTGAACCAGAGAGCTCTGCAGCTTTAGGATTTGGTTTTAGATGTGGATTCCTTGGAATGCTTCACATGGAAATTATTCAAGAACGTTTGGAAAGAGAATTTGACATGACAGTTATTACAACTGTACCAAACGTATCTTATAAGGCTTACATGAAAAAAGGTGGAGATCCTTTGGTTGTTAACAATCCATCTGAATTACCTGATCCATCTGTAATGGACTATGTTGAAGAACCTTACATTAAAGCTCAGGTTATCACCAAGTCAGATTATGTTGGAGCAATCATGACGCTTTGCATTGAGAAAAGAGGTGAACTAAAAAATCAAGTGTATCTAACTCAAAATCGTGTTGAAATAACATTTGAAATGCCTATGGGTGAGATTGTATTTGATTTTTATGATAAACTGAAAACAATCTCTAAAGGATATGCGTCATTTGATTATTATCCAATAGGATATAAAAAATCTGACCTTATCAAATTAGATATATTATTGAATGGTGATCAGGTTGATGCACTTTCTGCTCTTGTACATAGAAGCAATGCTTTTGATTTGGGAAAAAAGATTTGTCTAAAACTTAAAGAATTAATTCCTCGTCAACAGTTTGAAATTCCTATTCAAGCTGCGATAGGTGCCAAAATTGTAGCCAGAGAGACAATTAAAGCTTTAAGAAAGGATGTTACCGCTAAATGTTATGGTGGTGACATTACCCGTAAGAGAAAACTTCTTGAAAAACAGAAAAAAGGGAAGAAAAGAATGCGTCAAGTTGGAAATGTTGAAGTTCCGCAAGAAGCATTTTTAGCAGTTCTTAAACTAGATAGTTAG
- a CDS encoding DEAD/DEAH box helicase, with the protein MKWKSPQKEQFFISPLLYKPASIVAERKIETTYRIDTNEEDPYFVNPILIHSFKQFYDIQFPDYVEDKSVIPSIIKEQLSVDKHAVVFKPEIDDIEEWQYIECEAIGNFNYKKSSLGKDFEIISKKQNPTVTQLLEGNEIQIEHNNKLYPIIPLDFSQQAAILSATSNNLVIQGPPGTGKSHTIVGLIGHYLSLGKKVLFVSQKKSALEVVYDRLQSLGLDRMTAFLNTEKDEKKSFFSDLKTDWDKLTTPSENKQINTVQPTSSLLQFYLNQYQKEEVEFGGSIHQKILYLINSGYKKDDLGFIGSCPNYNDWFKHKSFLAEFEQTVCSNSNIHSLSDAGFIVLNKAVFSEKDPIDKLAKRLDEIQQTLDHLQEVKLKFQLDVEIKPLTHLALAASILNMVNKTQLDLLNKDSKSYQKFANAAKKYVLLKSKVERAQNATKNWKTKPTKVEITELIDLIKHQHAPKGIFGILKRKNERIRNAFLAFDSNLSDIAKLQLLEELRNEYNLQAEFEEHCIKLKHDFNINEPATEIKQILSLRSKLDEISENAYISILEHEDSFNLIEELSSLHPKIQHFLHLYKFIVEDNINLTFEVVEQLIKQIKGELNQLRNLSIELQRYFMLSVEVRNFIAANNLTIDKLSAIVTHQALIQQKRFYPIFEMLNGDSLVKEISKYNEDIAEVFSNNIEALKISQQQKIFEKEKLIATPASKLNENQKERKKILKAERKILIHEASKKQRHISLKQFTTECWEYIKDIYPIWMMNPLAVSERLNCENAIFDVVIFDESSQIPLEDAIPSAYRAKQVIVVGDDKQMPPGSFFTSNSSSETLLTKADVAFKNVMLKWHYRSNHPALIDFSNRYFYDNELLTLPPNTEEIPIEFIKVDGKFIDRKNQAEADGIARWINNHSSIKYSDIAVVSFSREQQQLIEKTIAKKCKGNVEELLVRNLENVQGIEREVVLISLGYAKDEDGNFRLHFGPINQESGGNRLNVLITRAKDKLVFFSSVDPDDFGLPENIGVSYLKDYLQYAQEVALGEATKTSFNNAISKAKVNYEKGEISLTDPCTLIEESKDLSTIISVLSTKFKKVKIELSVEKWR; encoded by the coding sequence TTGAAATGGAAATCTCCACAAAAAGAGCAATTTTTCATTTCTCCATTATTATACAAACCTGCATCAATAGTTGCTGAAAGAAAGATAGAAACGACGTATCGAATAGATACAAATGAAGAAGATCCGTATTTCGTAAATCCTATTCTCATTCACAGTTTCAAACAGTTTTATGATATACAATTTCCTGATTATGTAGAAGATAAATCAGTAATACCTTCTATAATAAAGGAGCAGCTTTCAGTTGACAAACATGCTGTTGTTTTTAAGCCTGAAATTGATGATATAGAAGAATGGCAGTACATTGAATGCGAAGCAATTGGAAACTTTAATTACAAAAAAAGTTCCTTAGGGAAAGATTTTGAAATCATAAGTAAAAAACAAAACCCAACAGTTACTCAACTTTTAGAGGGGAATGAAATACAAATAGAACACAACAACAAGCTTTATCCGATCATTCCCTTAGATTTTTCACAACAAGCAGCAATTTTATCCGCCACTTCAAACAATCTTGTGATACAAGGACCACCGGGAACCGGTAAATCGCATACTATTGTTGGATTAATAGGACATTATTTATCACTGGGTAAAAAAGTTCTTTTTGTATCACAAAAAAAATCTGCCTTGGAGGTTGTTTACGACAGATTACAGTCACTTGGCCTGGACAGAATGACTGCCTTTTTAAACACAGAAAAAGATGAAAAAAAATCCTTTTTCTCTGATTTAAAAACTGATTGGGATAAACTAACCACACCTTCAGAAAACAAGCAAATCAACACTGTTCAACCAACATCTTCATTACTCCAATTTTACTTGAATCAATACCAAAAAGAAGAGGTAGAATTTGGAGGATCAATACATCAAAAAATCCTTTATCTTATTAATAGTGGATATAAGAAAGATGATCTAGGATTTATTGGAAGCTGCCCCAATTATAATGACTGGTTTAAACATAAATCATTCTTGGCAGAATTTGAACAAACCGTATGTTCCAATTCTAATATTCACAGCCTATCAGATGCAGGTTTTATAGTACTTAACAAAGCAGTTTTTTCTGAAAAAGATCCGATTGACAAGTTAGCTAAACGCCTAGATGAAATTCAACAAACTTTAGATCATCTGCAAGAAGTTAAACTCAAATTTCAATTGGATGTTGAAATTAAACCATTGACCCATTTAGCATTAGCTGCAAGTATTTTGAACATGGTCAATAAAACGCAATTAGACTTACTTAATAAAGATTCAAAATCGTATCAAAAATTTGCCAATGCAGCTAAAAAATACGTACTGCTTAAAAGTAAAGTTGAAAGAGCACAGAATGCCACTAAAAATTGGAAAACTAAACCAACTAAAGTGGAAATTACTGAATTGATAGACCTTATCAAACATCAGCATGCACCTAAGGGAATATTCGGAATCTTAAAAAGAAAAAACGAGCGCATTAGAAATGCCTTTTTGGCTTTTGATTCTAACTTATCTGATATCGCCAAACTTCAATTGTTAGAAGAATTGCGCAATGAGTATAATCTTCAAGCAGAATTTGAAGAGCATTGTATCAAGCTAAAACATGATTTTAATATCAATGAACCAGCTACTGAAATCAAGCAAATTTTATCCCTTCGCAGCAAATTGGATGAAATTTCTGAAAATGCCTATATCAGTATTTTGGAACATGAAGACAGCTTTAATTTAATTGAAGAGTTAAGTTCACTTCACCCAAAAATTCAGCATTTTCTACACTTGTATAAATTCATTGTAGAGGACAATATCAATTTAACTTTTGAAGTTGTTGAACAACTTATTAAGCAAATTAAAGGTGAACTCAATCAATTGAGAAATCTCAGCATTGAATTACAACGATACTTTATGCTCTCAGTTGAAGTAAGAAACTTTATTGCCGCAAACAATCTCACAATAGACAAACTATCAGCAATTGTAACACATCAAGCATTAATTCAACAAAAAAGATTCTACCCCATATTTGAAATGCTTAATGGAGATTCACTTGTCAAAGAAATTTCAAAATACAATGAGGATATAGCCGAAGTTTTTTCAAACAATATTGAAGCATTAAAAATCTCACAACAGCAAAAAATATTTGAAAAAGAAAAACTAATTGCAACACCTGCCTCTAAACTTAATGAGAATCAAAAAGAACGTAAAAAAATCTTAAAGGCGGAAAGAAAAATATTGATTCATGAAGCCTCTAAAAAACAAAGACATATTTCTTTAAAACAATTCACCACTGAATGTTGGGAATACATTAAAGACATTTATCCAATTTGGATGATGAATCCTTTAGCCGTATCGGAGAGGTTGAATTGTGAGAATGCTATTTTTGATGTGGTGATTTTTGACGAATCAAGTCAAATTCCACTTGAAGATGCGATACCCTCTGCTTATAGAGCAAAACAAGTAATTGTTGTTGGAGATGATAAACAAATGCCTCCAGGCTCATTTTTTACCTCTAACTCCTCTTCTGAAACACTTTTAACAAAGGCAGATGTGGCCTTTAAAAATGTGATGTTAAAATGGCACTATAGAAGTAATCATCCAGCACTGATAGATTTCTCTAACCGTTATTTTTACGATAATGAGTTATTAACCTTACCTCCTAATACAGAGGAAATACCCATAGAATTTATAAAGGTTGACGGGAAGTTTATTGACAGAAAAAATCAAGCAGAGGCTGATGGAATTGCAAGGTGGATTAACAATCATTCTTCAATAAAATACTCGGATATTGCTGTCGTTTCATTTTCAAGAGAACAACAACAATTAATTGAGAAAACCATAGCTAAAAAATGTAAAGGCAATGTAGAGGAATTACTGGTCAGAAACCTTGAAAATGTGCAAGGAATTGAGCGCGAAGTGGTGTTAATCTCTCTTGGTTATGCCAAAGATGAAGACGGAAATTTTCGATTGCATTTTGGTCCAATAAATCAGGAAAGTGGAGGCAACAGGTTAAATGTACTAATTACCCGTGCCAAAGATAAATTGGTGTTTTTCTCATCTGTAGATCCGGATGATTTTGGATTACCTGAAAACATTGGCGTAAGCTACTTAAAAGATTACCTTCAATATGCTCAAGAAGTTGCCTTAGGTGAAGCTACAAAAACATCATTCAATAATGCTATCAGTAAAGCCAAAGTGAATTATGAAAAGGGAGAGATTTCTTTGACAGACCCCTGCACATTAATAGAAGAATCTAAAGATTTAAGCACAATTATAAGTGTACTTTCAACTAAATTCAAAAAGGTCAAAATTGAACTTTCAGTCGAAAAATGGAGGTAA
- a CDS encoding HYR domain-containing protein, with product MQKFVKLTLLRTLWCVGLLMVTHAVTAQITVEFRILSVSSDVGDMDPVGNSDPTWLYQIADIPNTTTQNSSTVQTNVNCPGTVAVSNVFFSQTYNCDAPTSFDFTWQGYEADGAGPHEADTGPQTINIPIGSLTFPQAAFTSVGTYNATAAGIVGCPGVAGNVTWEVVLEYRTVGTLPPDQTAPTITCPANQNVDLNATCQYSIIDFTGLATTSDLCNPVTVTQDVAVGTNITTTTTITLTATDPTGNSNTCTFDVIPADNTDPTITCSGNISVNTDPGLCNATVIVPVPATADNCGVASVLNDYNGTASANDTYPVGTTTITWTVTDVNGNTNTCTQDVTVTDNEAPTITCAADVTVSNDATSCDAAVVVPAPTATADNCAVATVINDYNGTASANDTYPVGTTTVTWTVTDVNGNTNTCTQDVIVNDTEAPTITCAANVTVSNDIGSCDAAVIVPVPTATADNCGVATVLNDYNGTASANDTYPVGTTTVTWEVTDLSGNTQFCTQDVIVNDTEAPTITCAANVAVNNDPGSCDAAVVVPAPTATADNCAVATVINDYNGTASANDTYPVGTTTITGQ from the coding sequence ATGCAAAAATTTGTTAAACTTACTCTGCTGCGCACTTTGTGGTGTGTTGGCCTGTTAATGGTGACTCATGCCGTAACAGCCCAGATAACGGTTGAATTCAGAATTCTATCCGTCAGTTCAGACGTGGGTGATATGGATCCAGTAGGTAACAGTGATCCTACTTGGTTATATCAAATTGCAGATATTCCAAATACAACTACTCAAAACTCATCAACTGTTCAAACCAATGTCAATTGTCCGGGAACAGTAGCAGTTAGCAATGTGTTTTTCTCACAAACATATAATTGTGATGCCCCAACTTCTTTCGATTTTACATGGCAAGGTTATGAAGCTGATGGAGCCGGACCACATGAAGCGGACACCGGACCTCAAACTATAAATATTCCTATTGGATCTCTAACCTTTCCGCAAGCCGCATTTACTTCTGTTGGTACATACAACGCAACTGCTGCTGGTATTGTAGGATGCCCTGGAGTAGCTGGAAATGTTACTTGGGAAGTTGTTCTTGAATACAGAACTGTAGGAACTTTGCCTCCAGACCAAACAGCTCCAACTATTACTTGTCCGGCTAATCAAAATGTTGATCTTAATGCTACTTGTCAATATTCAATAATAGATTTTACAGGTCTTGCAACCACATCAGATTTATGTAATCCAGTAACTGTAACTCAAGATGTAGCAGTTGGAACCAACATTACAACAACAACTACTATTACTTTAACAGCTACTGACCCAACTGGTAATTCAAACACTTGTACTTTTGATGTTATCCCTGCAGATAATACAGACCCAACCATTACTTGTTCTGGTAATATTTCTGTTAATACAGATCCTGGATTATGCAATGCCACAGTCATTGTTCCGGTTCCAGCTACGGCCGATAACTGCGGAGTAGCTTCTGTTTTAAATGACTACAACGGTACGGCTTCGGCTAATGATACTTATCCTGTGGGTACTACTACTATTACCTGGACGGTAACTGATGTTAATGGTAATACCAATACTTGTACGCAGGATGTAACAGTTACTGATAATGAAGCACCTACTATTACTTGTGCAGCTGATGTAACGGTATCTAATGATGCTACTTCTTGTGATGCGGCGGTTGTGGTGCCTGCTCCTACTGCTACAGCTGATAACTGCGCAGTGGCTACGGTAATTAATGACTACAACGGTACGGCTTCTGCTAATGATACTTATCCTGTGGGGACTACTACTGTGACCTGGACAGTGACTGATGTTAATGGTAATACCAATACTTGTACACAGGATGTGATTGTAAATGATACTGAAGCGCCTACTATTACTTGTGCGGCTAATGTAACTGTGTCTAATGATATTGGATCTTGTGATGCTGCTGTTATAGTTCCGGTTCCTACAGCTACAGCTGATAACTGTGGGGTAGCTACTGTTTTAAATGATTACAATGGTACGGCTTCGGCTAATGACACTTATCCTGTTGGGACTACTACTGTGACCTGGGAGGTAACTGATCTTTCTGGTAATACACAGTTCTGTACACAAGATGTGATTGTAAATGATACTGAAGCACCTACTATCACTTGTGCTGCTAACGTTGCTGTGAACAATGATCCTGGATCTTGTGATGCGGCGGTTGTAGTACCTGCTCCTACTGCTACAGCTGATAACTGCGCGGTGGCTACGGTAATCAATGACTACAACGGTACGGCTTCGGCTAATGATACTTATCCTGTGGGAACTACTACTATTACTGGACAGTAA
- a CDS encoding T9SS type A sorting domain-containing protein, with product MKYLIVFLSFCFLNSAKSQGIAFTYNPQSQYSFLFRDVCQTSDGGYAIAFDYYNALMDIRSGLLKMNQYGYVEWSKVFDIPHADASCSFNVVQDASGNLYLHGLYKNGLSLFMTPTLTKVDVTGNVIFHKQFPLEVPSSSYSIGRMHLLDDGNILMLASIYNQVFLAELTPNGDMVWGKSIFNDELGTGKNPGFDVLPLQDGRFLTSGKTYNDFVLTSFDASGNLEWIEYYNIGSYCHVQSLVQTSSGSVYASGYVEESGNNFNVIIELDPVNGDILWVKRVFLPTAQDFGFSKIYDTGNGLLTTCAIYTTVPFQTSDVLLRFDYSGNIVQGATTSDQIIISEYTDMIVLDTNEFIYIGWEGEDIFNDQESFMIKTDNIQNLSCITGVPLLIDTYDYFDFSDTSHTQSILNYNPGAVVDTIVISLNSLPVFDQICDVLIQDEIQDDKFQIFPTVVSTSLHVSGESLMGNFYEILDIKGSLVLKGVADKDQFTVDCSTLQSGNYIINISTEQGLQSQKFVVK from the coding sequence ATGAAATACCTGATTGTTTTTTTAAGTTTTTGCTTTCTTAATTCTGCCAAAAGTCAAGGAATAGCTTTTACTTATAATCCGCAAAGTCAATACAGTTTTTTGTTTAGGGATGTTTGTCAGACATCAGATGGAGGATATGCCATTGCATTTGATTATTACAATGCGTTGATGGATATTAGAAGTGGCTTGCTTAAAATGAATCAATATGGTTATGTAGAGTGGTCCAAGGTGTTTGATATTCCACATGCGGATGCCAGCTGTAGTTTTAATGTGGTTCAGGATGCCAGTGGTAATCTGTATTTACATGGATTGTATAAAAATGGGTTATCATTATTTATGACTCCAACTTTAACAAAAGTTGACGTAACGGGAAATGTTATTTTTCACAAACAATTTCCCCTGGAGGTTCCTTCAAGTTCATATTCAATAGGTAGAATGCATCTTTTGGATGATGGAAATATTCTGATGTTGGCGTCTATTTATAATCAAGTTTTTTTAGCCGAATTAACACCAAATGGTGACATGGTTTGGGGGAAATCAATTTTTAATGATGAGTTAGGGACTGGGAAAAATCCAGGGTTTGATGTATTGCCTTTACAAGATGGAAGGTTTTTAACTTCAGGTAAAACCTATAATGATTTTGTTTTGACTTCATTTGATGCGAGTGGAAATTTGGAGTGGATTGAGTATTATAATATTGGATCATACTGTCATGTACAGTCATTGGTTCAGACATCAAGCGGAAGTGTTTATGCAAGTGGATATGTAGAAGAATCCGGAAATAATTTTAATGTAATTATTGAGCTAGACCCTGTAAATGGAGATATTTTATGGGTAAAAAGAGTATTTCTTCCAACTGCACAGGATTTTGGTTTCTCTAAAATTTATGACACTGGAAATGGATTATTGACTACCTGCGCCATATATACCACCGTGCCTTTTCAAACATCAGATGTGTTGTTGAGATTTGATTATAGCGGAAACATAGTTCAAGGTGCTACTACCAGTGATCAAATTATCATATCTGAATATACTGATATGATTGTTTTGGACACTAATGAGTTTATATATATTGGATGGGAAGGTGAAGACATTTTTAATGATCAGGAGAGTTTCATGATCAAAACCGACAACATTCAAAATTTATCATGTATTACAGGAGTACCTTTGTTGATTGATACGTATGATTATTTTGATTTTTCAGATACTTCGCATACACAATCTATCCTGAATTATAATCCTGGAGCTGTAGTGGATACTATTGTAATTTCATTAAACTCCCTACCAGTTTTTGATCAAATTTGTGATGTATTGATTCAAGATGAAATACAGGATGATAAATTTCAAATTTTCCCAACGGTTGTGAGTACTTCGCTCCATGTTTCGGGAGAATCCTTAATGGGTAATTTTTATGAAATTTTGGACATTAAAGGAAGTTTAGTTTTAAAAGGTGTAGCCGATAAGGATCAGTTTACGGTTGATTGTTCAACACTTCAATCTGGAAACTACATCATAAATATCTCTACTGAACAAGGACTACAATCTCAAAAGTTTGTAGTTAAATAG